One Buteo buteo chromosome 4, bButBut1.hap1.1, whole genome shotgun sequence DNA segment encodes these proteins:
- the BNIP3 gene encoding BCL2/adenovirus E1B 19 kDa protein-interacting protein 3 — MSWLSPQEENLQGSWVELHFSSNGNGSGNTVTPTSQEQVPASISIHNGDMEKILLDAQHESGRSSSRESSHCDSPPRSQTPQDSHRALEIESHSSGEKNSFQSEEDFLERKKEVERFLKKNIDRIWDWSSRPENIPPKEFLFKHPRRTATLSMRNTSVMKKGGIFSAEFLKVFLPSLLLSHLLAIGLGIYIGRRLTTTASSSTF, encoded by the exons ATGTCGTGGCTCAGCCCGCAGGAGGAGAACTTGCAGG GTTCCTGGGTGGAACTCCACTTCAGCAGTAATGGAAATGGCAGTGGAAACACTGTCACTCCAACGAGCCAAGAACAAGTACCAGCCTCTATTTCCATTCACAATGGTGACATGGAGAAAATACTCCTTGATGCTCAACACGAATCTGGAAGAAGCAGTTCAAGAGAAAGTTCACATTGCGACAG CCCTCCTCGTTCCCAGACACCTCAGGACAGTCACAGAGCTTTGGAAATAGAGAGTCACAGCAGTGGAGAAAAGAATAGCTTTCAG TCTGAAGAAGATTTtcttgaaaggaagaaagaagtagAAAGGTTCCTGAAGAAGAATATAGATCGGATATGGGATTGGTCCAGCAGGCCCGAGAACATCCCACCAAA GGAATTCCTTTTTAAACATCCCAGGCGCACAGCTACTCTCAGCATGAGAAATACCAGTGTAATGAAGAAAGGGGGGATATTCTCAGCAGAAtttttgaaggtttttcttccatctctgctgctttctcatttGCTTGCCATTGGACTAGG GATTTACATTGGAAGACGCCTTACGACCACAGCTTCAAGTAGTACGTTTTAA